A window of Elusimicrobiota bacterium genomic DNA:
ACGCTTCCAGAAGGCAAAGGGAAGATATCAGGTATTAATATCTTCAAGTCAGAAGTTACCGTGCAGTTTGAAGATGGGCGTGCTAAAAAATTTCATCCTGCACAGCTAAAATAGAAAAATGGGAAAAATATTTTATATTACAACGCCACTGTATTATGTAAATGACAAACCACATCTAGGACATTCCTATACAACGATTGCGGCTGATGTGCTTGCCAGATATTACCGTTCAAAAAAGATTGATATATTTTTTTTGACAGGCACTGACGAGCATGGCGCAAAAATTGAAGAATCAGCCCAACAGAATAATTATGAAACACAGCAATGGGCAGATAAAATTGTTGACGAGTTCAAACTACTCTGGCAGCGGTTGAATATTTCATATAACGATTTTATCAGAACAACTGAATATAGACATATAAAAAAGGTTCAATCTGTTTTTGAGCAGTTGCTTAAAAACGGTAATATCTACAAAGGTAAATATATTGGCTGGTATTGTGTTGCGTGTGAATCATACTATACAGATACCCAACTTATAGACGCGAAATGCCCTGATTGTGGAAAAGATGTAAAACGGTTAGAGGAAGATTCGTATTTTTTTCAGTTAGCAAAATATCAAAATATACTGCTTGAACATTACGAACAGAATCCGAATTTTATGCAGCCGTCCTGGCGTGCTTCTGAAATCGTAAACTTTGTCAAATCAGGGCTGAAAGATTTAGCCATTTCAAGAAAAAATGTGAGATGGGGAATCCCTGTACCTGACGATGAAACTTATACAATTTATGTCTGGTTTGATGCATTGCTTAATTATATTTCTGCTGCTGAAGAAAAAAACATCTGGCCTTGTGATGTACATTTCGTGGGTAAAGAAATTTTTAAGTTCCACACAGTTGTCTGGCCTGCAATGCTTTTAGCATTAGGGATACCACTGCCGAAAACAGTTTTTGCGCATGGTTGGTGGACGGTCAATGGCGAAAAGATGTCAAAATCAAAAGGTAATTTTGTTGACCCGCATAATTTTATTGATAAATACGGCTGTGATGCTTATAGATATTTTGTTATACGGCAGATACCATTCGGGCAGGATGGCGATTTTTCAGAACGAAGTTTTCAGGAAAGATATAACACCGACCTCGCTAATAATTTAGGTAACCTTATATCCCGCATATTTTCAATGGTAGAAAAGTATTCCTTACAAAATGTTGTTCCGAAAGCATGTAGTGAATTTTCTATCGGCAGATTACTGAATAGTTTTGATGACAGATTTACAAAAAGCATGGAAAATATTGAATTAACAGCATCA
This region includes:
- the metG gene encoding methionine--tRNA ligase, with the protein product MGKIFYITTPLYYVNDKPHLGHSYTTIAADVLARYYRSKKIDIFFLTGTDEHGAKIEESAQQNNYETQQWADKIVDEFKLLWQRLNISYNDFIRTTEYRHIKKVQSVFEQLLKNGNIYKGKYIGWYCVACESYYTDTQLIDAKCPDCGKDVKRLEEDSYFFQLAKYQNILLEHYEQNPNFMQPSWRASEIVNFVKSGLKDLAISRKNVRWGIPVPDDETYTIYVWFDALLNYISAAEEKNIWPCDVHFVGKEIFKFHTVVWPAMLLALGIPLPKTVFAHGWWTVNGEKMSKSKGNFVDPHNFIDKYGCDAYRYFVIRQIPFGQDGDFSERSFQERYNTDLANNLGNLISRIFSMVEKYSLQNVVPKACSEFSIGRLLNSFDDRFTKSMENIELTASLELIWEIIDEANRVIDSEKPWLLFKTDPKRLQFVFENLFSVVETIAKAIGPFMPDTAEKLKKIIAEKQVQKPLFPRIND